The window CATCGAGGATGGGCAGGTGGGGCTTCAGCAGGAAGCGCAAGGAGAGGAAATGGGGGAGCAGCCGCGGCCATGAACCAGGCGACAAGGTGACGGGCGCGCAAAACCTCACCCAGCCGCATTTCGTCTTCTTGCATTTGCCTGATTATTTTAACGAGAAATCCCAATCCAGGGTCCGACCCAGGGTCTCAGGCACCGCGCGTCGCCGGCGAGGATCATGAAGCTGTACCCGCACCTCACCGCCGGGCAGCGGGAGATGATAGAGGGCGCCGGCTTCGGGGGCCTGCTGAGGCTCCAGTGCCCCACCGTCCCCGCCAGGCTCTCCACCTGGCTCCTCCGGCGGTTCGACACCGACTCCTCCGAGCTGGTCATCCCCGGCCGGGGCAGGATCCCCGTCACCGTCGACAGCGTGCACCGGGTGCTCGGCATCCCGAAGACCGGCCGCGACGTCGTGTACGGGCTGGACGACGAGAGCATCGCGTCCGTACTGGACAAGCACGGCGTCGACAGGCCGCCGTCCATGGCGAGCCTGGAGAAGTCCATCAAACTGATGAAGTCGGCGGACGAGCATTTCCTCCGGACCTTCGTGATGCTCGTGCTCTCGTCCTTCCTCTGCCCAACCAGCAGCCTGAAGATCAGCCCCCGGTGCTTCCCCGCGCTGGTGAACATCGGGTCCATCAAGGAGCTCAACTGGTGCAAATTCGTCGTGGAGCAGCTCGAGAAGTGCGTTTCTTCCCTCGGCAAGAAGAACAGTGCAGGGGGATGCCTCTTCTATCTTGTGGTGAGCATTCTGCACAATGATTGATTCATGAGACAAGGAATATGAATGAATGCTACAGATTTATTTTATCACACTGAAGTTAGTCTAACACGTTTCATATTTTATTTTGCTATACAGATTCTGTACCTAGACTCGCTTGATGTCCGTGGCATGGAAATACCTGACGGCACGCCGAGAGTATCTGCGTGGGACAGGAAGCTGATGGACAAAGTCATCGAGATGGACATGAAGAACAATGGTTCTTTCGGAAAATGCTTTGTAAGTTCTTCTCTTGGAGTTTTCCCTCTGTAATAGCAATGCTTTTTTGTAACTGTTATGATCATCCTCTGCATCTGCTTCATATGTTGCATGCAGTTGAAAAGGGAAGCCACTCGCAAGATCATTTCCAGGGGCGCGTCAAGTTCAAGTGCGTCTGTCCTGCTTGGCGACGTCTCCGCGATAGCAAATTTTGTGTCATCAAATGTCCTACCGGAGTACTGTCCACAGGTAACCACCACCACCTTTTTTGTGCGAAAATTATCTTCATTGGAATTGACATTTTCCCCTCTAATGATTTTGTGTGTTTTGACGCGCCTTTGTCTGTAGAAGAAGGAGGTCTTATGCAAGGCTGCAGGTAATCTTTGTGCAAGCATCACGGACGCGCTGACCAAGTTCATGCGTGAAGTCTCTGGGCTTGAAGGCTGCAGTGGAGAAGCCGGCAAAAATAGCACTGAACTTGCAGTGAGAGAAGATAACAATGTGGAGAATGATGGTGACGAGATGGATGTCGACACACTCCCAGATGATACTTCAGAGCTGGCAACTAAGGACATGGAAGACACGTCGGTCGACGAGCATGAAGATGGAAGTTCCGGGGAGGGCGAGGAAGGTGTTTCGAGCAGTGCGGACTCTGAAGATGATCCTGACTGGGAAGGTTACAGAGCCACGCGGAGTCGTTCTCGACAAAACAGCGTGACACGGAATAACAGCAATAGCAAAGAGCCTGGAGATGGAAAAAATAAACCTAGAGATGTAACGGCCACTGGTTCAGGAAATGATGATTCCAATATTCCAGATGGAAACAATGATAGAGTGAACCAATGCAGCGAAGAACATGGAAATGTCGCAAAACCAACATCGCCTAATGTTCATGAGGATGTGATGGTATCAACATTGGTTGTTTCACAGGCAACAGAAGAACCTGGAGATGTAACGACCAATGTTTCCGGAAATGGTTCAGGTATTCCAGAGGGAGATCAAGGCATAGTGAACCGGTGCGGCGAAGAAGAACATGTAAACGTCGCAAAAGTAAATCCATCCAGCGGTCATGTGGATGTGGTGATACCAACTTCAGCTGTGTCACTGCCAAGCACTCCTAGCACACAACAGAAAAACACTGAGAAGGAGTGTTCCGTTGAGGAAATGATGGCGATCCAGCCTTCCAGCACGCTGTTGGGCGGATCATCTGTGATGGCGTTGGATGATAATGTGACCCCCTCAAAGGAAGACAAGAACATGGACCTGACTCCTGCTATCAACTTTGTTGAAGGAACTCCTGTTGTTGATTTGAGTACCCCGGAAAGTTCAGACAGCGAGTGCACGGTCGTAAGGACCGTAAGGAAGCGTTCTCCTGTCAATGGCCCTAAAACGCCCTCATGATTAACAGCTCAGTGGCTGAGATGCTGATGAAGAAAAATGAAGCatttgcattggcaactttggtAACCTTACTCTCATACTCTGCATTACATACTTTAACTTCATTGAGCCTGCATTTCCTTTTATGTTTAGGTGCCATGTGAAGTAAGTACTATTTACATGAagtaagtactccctccgtcccaaaaaacttgtccctcaaatggttgtatctagcaccaagttagtgctagatacatccatttgaggaacaagcttgggacaagttttttcggatggagggagtactatttacATGAAGAAGAGACAAGTAGCTCAAGCTTTTACCTTGGCTGATAAGTTGCATAATATTGGTGGAAATATTCAGCCCTTCCACTTCCTCCTTCGCGTTGCTGTTACATTTAACCAAGTTCTTTTTCTTGTCATCGTTCCTGAACAAAGAGGATAAAACATTTACGTCATCCTTGCGAGTTAAAGCTCGAAGCCAAGCATTTTGCTTCCTTGTTTGGAATTACTTCCACTGTTCATTATTATAAAATGTTGTGGATATTTCAATATAGATTACATACGAActaaaatgagtgaacaaacacactatGGGTCTATATACATCCGACTCAGAAAAAGTTCGAACCTCTTATAatagtgaacggagggagtacttggcaCTTGTTCTGACTTTGCTAGTACTGCAAACCTGGCATTTTGCTCTGCatgttttgaatttcctctacttCTCTGCGTTTGAGCATGATTTGACCTAATCACATATGTTCTCTTCCATATTTTTTGCACAGAAAACTGCAATAAGGGGCACCCAATCCACTGTCGAAAACGGTCTGCTGGGCGAGACATGATCAGTGCCTGAGAATCCAGTTGAAGCCATGGTATAATCTTCATCATTTCAGCACAGAGTGGATGCCTAGCTGGCACTGTGAACTACGTACTAAGCTATGTATAATATGTATTCTCTCTTGACCTGACCTGCTGGCTTGTAGTGTTTGCATGTGGCAGTACTCGTCTAGTTTCTGAACTGTGGTATACTCATGTTGTTTGCATGGTTGTTTCCAACATCAATCATTACTCTGTACTATGTCTCCCAAGCGAAGAACTGCGTTGGTTTCTGGCGAATCTAGCTACTTCCCGTGTCTCCGGAGTCTCATAAAACCGGGACGTTTCTTCCGTAGGCAGTAGCATGTTTGTTTCTGAGGTTCAGGCAGGTGGGGTGGGATTCTTGTTCCGTGGATGCATGCCAAGCACGAACGTCCGCGGAACCTGCAGTAGTAGATGGAGAGAATCATGAGAAGATCTCTGCCGCGGATTGGCAAGTCAGGGCTGTGATCTGAATCCGATCGCTCAACCTTTGCGGGTCGGTCGGTTGGTTCGGGTCCAACGTCCAACGCATCGGCCGGACCATGACGATGCCCCATGTGGCTGCTGCGACCGGCGCCCGTCGCCGTGGATCCCTTCCGCTTATCGAGCCAGGTCAAGATCAGATCAGATGGTGCGTGCAGTTGTTCAGTCGGCGCGACTCGTTCAGACTTCAGACCAAGGGATGGATGGAGAAGCAGGCAGGCTTTCTGATCCGAGACTTTCTTGCAGGCAAACACATCAGTGCGTGCCGCTGCAGTACTTATTAATCTTTTCATCATCACCTCACTCTCAAGAAGAGAAAAGAAAAGGAGCTAGTAGTATCTTATCAGCAAGGAAAAGACAGGTTGAGCAAAAGAGGGGGGCAAGGTGTCCCGGCTGGTGCCATGAGCAGTGGTTAGTCAATGACGCCGCTCTGCtcttaatgatgatgatgatctcgaACGAATGATGATGGGTATGGCTCGCTCCATCCGATCGCTTGATTGAATAATTACGCCTCGCTTATCTGTGTCGTGTGGTGGCAGCGGCAGGCGGCCGGAGGAGACAGGGAGGCGTGCGGTTGCGTAGTTTAGTGGCCCTGCGCACATGGGGTGTCTCGGGTTAGTCGCCCTGATTACATTAGCGCACGCCCGAATCTAACCAAGATCGCGCCTGCCACTTGCACCGCGCGCCCCGGCCGCAGATTAATCATGCGTCGCCACGTTCCTCGCGCTCACTACTAAGTTAGTACACGTACTTCACCTGTTAATGGATACTCTATACACTCGTAGTACTTACCAGCGTTTAGTGGAGTATAATAAGATGGGGTGAAAGTAATTGGAGATCAGGACCGGCGGGTCAGGGTCGCCGGTCCACGTCCTGCACAATTGGTGTGATGGGCGACGCATGTCACGTGTTTTGGCGTACGTGTGACTGGCGCATTTTGCGAGTGGACTTTCCTTGGCCTCGCACCACtcttatcttttcttttctgctGGGCCGGATTCTCTACTCTCTGCCCTTTTTTGGGACGTGTACGTTTTCTTTTCTTCTTACGAATATGTATGTTCCCTTGTTGTTAAGAACGAACGCCTCGAAGATTAATATCGTATAGCAAAGGAAAACGGAACATTTCCTCTTTGGATTCAACTCTCCATGCATCATGCATGTCTCATTCTCACGCATCTACTGTATCTATCTTATACAGCAAAATATCTGACCAGAGGAAGGCTCTCTGCGTTAGCGGGCGATAATTCCTTCCACAGTTGAGCAGCTTGCGTCTAATCAAATCATCAACCATTGATCATTGATGTCCCGAGATCAAACACATGCCTCGCTTGTACAACAAGACAACACCTTAGCTTGCTCAGTTATGCTCTCATACACTTATGCAACACAAGGCATGGTGAGCTGATTTGTATGCAGAAGTACTACTGAAACCCATTGCATCACTTGAGTACAAGGCAACAAATTTGTTGGGTATAAACAAAAGGAACAACAAAAGTTTCTAAGTTCAAACTAGACATGCATGTGTACTATAAACAAAAGAAGACAAGATTATATCCCTAGTTACTTCTCTTAGCGAG is drawn from Aegilops tauschii subsp. strangulata cultivar AL8/78 chromosome 1, Aet v6.0, whole genome shotgun sequence and contains these coding sequences:
- the LOC109755143 gene encoding uncharacterized protein; translation: MGRWGFSRKRKERKWGSSRGHEPGDKGPTQGLRHRASPARIMKLYPHLTAGQREMIEGAGFGGLLRLQCPTVPARLSTWLLRRFDTDSSELVIPGRGRIPVTVDSVHRVLGIPKTGRDVVYGLDDESIASVLDKHGVDRPPSMASLEKSIKLMKSADEHFLRTFVMLVLSSFLCPTSSLKISPRCFPALVNIGSIKELNWCKFVVEQLEKCVSSLGKKNSAGGCLFYLVILYLDSLDVRGMEIPDGTPRVSAWDRKLMDKVIEMDMKNNGSFGKCFLKREATRKIISRGASSSSASVLLGDVSAIANFVSSNVLPEYCPQKKEVLCKAAGNLCASITDALTKFMREVSGLEGCSGEAGKNSTELAVREDNNVENDGDEMDVDTLPDDTSELATKDMEDTSVDEHEDGSSGEGEEGVSSSADSEDDPDWEGYRATRSRSRQNSVTRNNSNSKEPGDGKNKPRDVTATGSGNDDSNIPDGNNDRVNQCSEEHGNVAKPTSPNVHEDVMVSTLVVSQATEEPGDVTTNVSGNGSGIPEGDQGIVNRCGEEEHVNVAKVNPSSGHVDVVIPTSAVSLPSTPSTQQKNTEKECSVEEMMAIQPSSTLLGGSSVMALDDNVTPSKEDKNMDLTPAINFVEGTPVVDLSTPESSDSECTVVRTVRKRSPVNGPKTPS